A single region of the Nicotiana sylvestris chromosome 6, ASM39365v2, whole genome shotgun sequence genome encodes:
- the LOC104212959 gene encoding uncharacterized protein has protein sequence MKTVGEGIVTVPKIRKEYNDADKKAIEKNFRANKILVCGIGPDEYNCISACQSAKEIWEALQTAHEGTTQVKQSKIDMLTTEYELFNMEYDESIQDMYTCFTSIINELYSLGEVIPRNKLVQKILSVLPGS, from the coding sequence ATGAAAACTGTTGGTGAGGGAATAGTTACAGTCccaaaaataagaaaagagtacaacgatgctgataaaaaggctattgagaagaatTTTAGGGCAAACAAGATTCTTGTTTGTGGCATTGGACCAGATGAGTACAACTGCATCTCAGCTTGTCAGTCTGCTAAGGAGATTTGGGAAGCTCTTCAAACTGCCCATGAGGGCACTACTCAGGTTAAGCAGTCCAAAATTGATATGCTTACTACTGAGTATGAGCTTTTCAATATGGAGTATGATGAGTCTATTCAAGATATGTACACATGTTTCACCTCCATTATCAATGAGCTTTACTCCCTTGGTGAAGTCATCCCAAGAAACAAGCTGGTCCAGAAAATACTCAGTGTTTTACCAGGTTCTTAG